The proteins below come from a single Clostridiales bacterium genomic window:
- a CDS encoding GNAT family N-acetyltransferase: MEIVKFNDGYLKDVVHLWNSSCGFEMPYKPFTEEGFKLKFINNPHFSYDGTFVCTDGEKVIGFANALFKKSFLPGETFENTPGYITFVIVDKGYRYKGVGTALLKRAEDYLKNSGKKRSQMDFFNPINLEWYIPGTDRHDHPNAPGVDIEGPGYEFVKKNGYIERTREISMYLDLKRFEIDESILKKKLELKQRGVDIGYYDKNNHTGFDGLFDNLGNELWRKEIDDDLSREKPYPVLVASKNGRICGFAGPISMEKSGRGLFSGIGVDSNCRGMGIGKVLFFMLCDSFRKEGVKFMSIFTGIDNQARKIYEAAGFKIVKTWALFRKEL, encoded by the coding sequence ATGGAGATAGTAAAATTCAATGATGGGTATCTTAAGGACGTTGTACATTTATGGAATAGCTCATGCGGTTTTGAGATGCCTTATAAACCATTTACAGAGGAGGGATTTAAACTCAAGTTTATCAACAATCCTCACTTTTCATACGATGGAACATTTGTGTGTACTGATGGAGAAAAAGTTATCGGATTTGCGAATGCCTTATTTAAAAAAAGCTTCCTGCCGGGGGAAACGTTTGAGAATACCCCGGGATATATAACTTTTGTGATCGTGGATAAAGGTTATAGATACAAAGGAGTAGGTACGGCACTTTTAAAAAGAGCAGAGGACTATCTTAAAAACAGCGGGAAAAAGAGGAGCCAGATGGACTTTTTTAATCCCATAAATCTTGAGTGGTATATCCCGGGTACGGACCGTCATGATCATCCAAATGCCCCTGGAGTGGATATCGAAGGTCCCGGTTATGAGTTTGTAAAGAAAAACGGATATATAGAGAGAACGAGGGAAATCTCCATGTATCTTGACCTGAAAAGATTTGAAATCGATGAAAGCATACTAAAAAAGAAACTTGAACTAAAGCAAAGAGGAGTAGATATAGGATACTATGATAAAAATAATCACACCGGATTTGACGGACTTTTTGACAATTTAGGGAATGAACTCTGGAGAAAGGAAATAGACGATGATTTATCCCGTGAAAAGCCTTATCCTGTATTGGTGGCAAGCAAAAATGGCAGGATATGCGGATTTGCAGGGCCGATAAGCATGGAAAAGAGCGGCCGTGGTTTATTCTCAGGTATAGGTGTGGATTCCAATTGCCGTGGTATGGGTATAGGAAAAGTGCTGTTTTTCATGTTATGCGACAGTTTCAGAAAAGAAGGAGTCAAATTTATGTCCATATTTACGGGAATAGATAATCAAGCAAGAAAAATATATGAAGCCGCAGGGTTTAAAATCGTAAAGACCTGGGCTTTATTCAGAAAGGAGCTTTAA